DNA sequence from the Cucumis melo cultivar AY chromosome 6, USDA_Cmelo_AY_1.0, whole genome shotgun sequence genome:
TATCAAATAGTTCAATCAAATAATGTTATGTCGtaaattcttctttttttattttttaatgaaatattttattatttgtgTTGATGTGAGTGATgagaaagatatatatatataaagatgaGTATATATTGAATTGTACTTAAGTACTATTCTTTTTAGAAGTATAAAGaccaaaccaaccaaaattaaaaaaatttcttatttttttatgaaatatttttattatttgtttgatGTGAATAATGCTAAAGGATGCACAAAAGTGGTGCAACCAAGcattacatttttaaaaatatataaaagaatatgaactaaatttaaaataataaaatcaaaataaacatttataaaaaatattcatgtaaaaaaaaaaaaaaccaaaattgacagtaaaataacaaaagcaattattattgttactattacaatattatacatttaaaaaaaaataaaaaaaaaaaagttgacaAACTGTTAACACTAAGAACACACAAATAAATCAAATGATTTTATTagaaagtataaatatttataaacgattctatttttgataattaatattaaaaaattgtaagagagaattttaaattttcctaaaaatgaaagataaaaaaagggaattttttttgttgttttgagTTTTGTATATAATGGAAAGAAGGGCAGGAGATGGTCCAACAAAGCTCCTCATTTTTTCCTTCTCATTCTAATTTTTCTCCCACACTCAGAActgaataaaaagaaaaacaaaaacaaacttgTGGCCTCTGTTCCTTCGACCTCCATTTTTATACCCCTCTCTCCGCCGTCCCTTTCTCCGAGAACCTTCCTCTTCTTCCACTCTCTTTTCACTTTTCACCCCTTCTTCTCTCCCATGGCGGCCGCCCTCTCCGCCGCCTTACTCCCCAAACCATTCCATCTCTTCCTCTCTTCCTCCCATCTCTCCCTTAAACCTCCGACCCCCTTTCTTTTTCCACCTTCTGTCTTCCCGAACAGTAGATTCCAATGGAAGATGCGGAGAAAAACTCTGCTCACTGTCTGCGTACTCGTTGAGGATCAAAATAGTTCCGGCGAGGTACACAGTCTCTCCGATGAAGAATCGCCGATTGTAGTTCCTCAGATCCCATCGCCTCACGTTTCCGAAAGATTAGCTAGGAAGAAATCGGAGCGTTTCACTTATCTTGTTGCTGCGATTATGTCTAGTTTCGGAATTACATCCATGGCTGTCATGGCGGTTTATTACCGATTTTACTGGCAAATGGAGgtcctctcttcttcttcttcttcttcttcttcctctatcTACCTAGAAACCttaattgttttgtttttctcatTGGCGCCGTCTTCTTCTGATTGAATATTGAATTGCGGTTGTTTGATTTTGGCGGTGTGTAGGGCGGAGAGATTCCTTTCTCTGAAATGTTTGGTACATTTTCTCTCTCTGTTGGTGCCGCTGTACGTTTTCAATTTCCATTCATCTCTGTCTTCTCTACTTTTCTTAATGAATTCCATTTGCTTTAATCTGATTCTTCACAATCAATTTGCAATTAATCAGGTCGGCATGGAGTTCTGGGCAAGATGGGCTCATAGAGCTCTCTGGCACTCTTCCTTATGGCATATGCACGAGGTTTCTAATCCCTCTtcactatataatttcttgATTTCTGTTTTTGTCATCTGAGAAAATTTCTGTTTACATAAATCAACTCTGAAGCTTAATTTCATaccaaacaaacaatcaaaAACCTCTTCTCTATAGATTTAACCATCCATATCTCATGTtccatataattatttttacaaTAAAACAGAGAAAATCGTTGAGGGTTTGACATTATTGATGTTGAATATTTTGATTATTACAACAGTCGCATCATAAACCAAGAGAAGGACCATTCGAACTGAACGATATTTTCGCCATAATCAACGCTGTGCCGGCCATAGCACTTCTTTCTTACGGCTTCTTCCATAAAGGGCTTGTTCCTGGACTCTGCTTTGGCGCAGTAAATCTCTCAATTTCTCTCTCATTATCTTTGGAGAATCTCAGTTTGTTCATACTCCCAACTGTTTAATGTTTGTTTAATCACTGGGGATTAGTGCTAACAAGAGTGTCAAAATGACGAAAATAGCCtttagagaaattttttttccctttttgtgGTATTGAGAAAAGGGGGTTTGACACGCTGGCGGGTTGTGGCAGGGTCTTGGAATTACGGTCTTTGGGATGGCCTACATGTTCGTCCACGACGGTCTCGTTCACAAAAGATTCCCTGTGGGTCCCATTGCCAACGTCCCTTACTTCAGAAAGGTTGCTGCTGCTCACCAGGTATAATTTTAATTTCGACCCAGATAAGTTTCTCCAACTTTAATTAGtcccttttatttattttaaagttttattttagcATATCTTCCGTCTGATTACAATCCTCAGTTAGTTGCTATAGTCAGTAGTTAGTTATTTATAGACAATGAGTTAGTCTGTGTTTGAGTATGAACTATTCTAGTTTGAGTTATTGAGATTTTTGTAAACTATATGGGTTGTTGAAATGGGGGTAAATCTCCCCAAGGAACTCAAATCACCTCTTAGTTCATTTGATGGGTTAAATTGGAGAATACCGAAAAAGGAAATGAGACATTTtgaaagtaaatttgaacacaAGTCACAGGACAGGAGTGtgttattttaataagttatttttttttttaaaaaaaataatttatctttgagagaaagaaaatacattaattataaatttaaatcttAATTTTGATACTGTGTTGACTTTTCATTAATGACTTTTCGTATTTGGATCACTAGATGTAGATTCTactaattaattatatgaaaaGTGGGTTTAAATAAAATTCTTCTAGATGTCCTCATTTCTAAATTTAAGAAGACCGAAAAAGGTAAAAATATCATGATGAAGTAAACATATAAATGTCGACTCAATAAATATGGTTTTAAATCAACCAACATAATAGTTGAAATAATAACTCCGATAATAATAATTGAATTAATAAGATGCCATGGAGTTTGAAAAGTTTGTACGATGTGACAttagatttcttttctttacagTTAAAACTACTTACATTTTCCCCATATCTTAGActaaatctaaatttaattaaattgaagcttatgactttttttcttctttttctcctttgCTTTAGCTTCACCATTCGGACAAGTTCAATGGTGTCCCATACGGGCTTTTTTTAGGTCCCAAGGTACGTTTTcgtattttctttaattttaattgttaTCATGCATATTAATAATTCTATGGAGTTTATTGGtgataaatattaaatttggttatattttgtaaatatttttttttattaaatttgttatatttaaaaatgttggATTAATAAATAGATTAATTTATTGTAAATCAAAATGGTGGGTGTGCAGGAACTAGAGGAAGTGGGAGGCTTAGAAGAATTGGAGAAGGAAATCAACCGAAGAATAAAATGGACGGCGCCAAAATCAAACTATGGTTCTTGATGGACCAATATTatgtgaaaatttaaaaaagaaaagaagaaaaagaaagcttTACCTGAGCagtaacttttttctttttctaatattaaaaagccaaatattatttagttcagagctttttctttttagtgtATGAAGTAAAGAAGTAAAAGAATGAGTATAGTGAATTGGGTACACAAATGTTTCACTCTACCTTTTCCTAATTTCTATACTGagttaacaaataaaaatacaCGTCAGCCGAACGTAAACAAACAACACACTCAATATTTATGTAAAAATATGTAATTATTTGAGCAAGTAGGGTAGCGTATATTACGAATTCTTACATTCGTTTAATTGATGATGGTGTAACTGTTCATATAAATGAATAAGAcaatatttcttctttttctttttgtaaaagaaaataataataaaggaaagaaagagaCAAATCATCTCTTGTTATAGAATTTTGTATTTGGAATGGATGATTTAATTGAAGTATTGAAGTATGGGGTCAAGATTGATGGATATGCAGCGAGGATAAATGTATAAAGGGTACACCCACAGCCCACACGTGAAAGTCATTTGCTTCGCCCTTTGAATATTCAACTTTAACCAAttatacttttctttttttttttaaaaaaaaaaaacctttattGAATTATAGTGCGAATAGAAATGAGAAAATGCTTTCTCCTCTTTAAATTTTGTCTTTACTTTCTATTTCCTTGTTAAGTTTCAAAATCTAATATAATTAGACCGCAAAACTTGATcaatttgttttcaaatttctccacaaattttaaaatgttaattttaagtttgagatttaagttttttttcgaataatttatattatttccttcaattttaatatcataatgaagtgaaatcttaaaagtatatttttaaatataataaaataaaccattatatttactatatacgtaaaattttagattttatcgaTGATAGATATGATAAACTTTTTGTATATCAATATGTTTAATAAAAGCATATCAATGTTTATTCATCTATACtattaataaaatctaaaattttgctatatattgtaaatattttatcgaatctaccattttttaaaaaattcctcgattctaaatttaattataataataatgtaaaatAGTAAAGTAAAATTcattacaattttttaattaattaattaacatttaaagctaaaatgaaaaaaataaatgtacCATATGAAAATCTAGACTATAAAtgtaaatataaaagaaaactCAAGATTTAGCattaaaattgtaatattttagAAGTCGGGAAGAAAGTTAAAAGCAAATCTAAAAGTTAAGAACTAAGAAGGGTAACATTACAAAACTTAAAAATGAGATTGCTCATGCAATAAATGTATACTTCTTTCCCAAAATTCTATGAAGAAAAGTAAATTTTAATG
Encoded proteins:
- the LOC103484113 gene encoding beta-carotene hydroxylase 2, chloroplastic gives rise to the protein MAAALSAALLPKPFHLFLSSSHLSLKPPTPFLFPPSVFPNSRFQWKMRRKTLLTVCVLVEDQNSSGEVHSLSDEESPIVVPQIPSPHVSERLARKKSERFTYLVAAIMSSFGITSMAVMAVYYRFYWQMEGGEIPFSEMFGTFSLSVGAAVGMEFWARWAHRALWHSSLWHMHESHHKPREGPFELNDIFAIINAVPAIALLSYGFFHKGLVPGLCFGAGLGITVFGMAYMFVHDGLVHKRFPVGPIANVPYFRKVAAAHQLHHSDKFNGVPYGLFLGPKELEEVGGLEELEKEINRRIKWTAPKSNYGS